A region from the Polaribacter sp. Hel1_33_78 genome encodes:
- a CDS encoding AraC family transcriptional regulator, with protein MDNKFFESNEVPHLIEKYFYISFEEEDIPFKSVILPIGLTHLLYIPDGNQKIVFKGNETLLTDLMVTGQYFRSYDFSSVSITESIGANFHPTALHKLLNIDVSKLKSRHLPLAQINESFYNKLLPIFKKSKGPEELIQNLNSFFLNSFLHIDKNTKQIDDAINLIREKEGLLNVLDIINEISTSQKTLEVQFKKIVGLTPGRYIRLFRFQQLMRKYYSGDIELKDLIYKYNYYDSSHFAKDFKLFMKQNLKSFLKKDYLLLKSYLNQ; from the coding sequence ATGGATAATAAATTTTTTGAATCTAATGAAGTTCCTCATTTAATTGAGAAATACTTCTACATTTCTTTTGAGGAGGAGGACATTCCTTTTAAATCTGTTATTTTACCTATTGGATTAACACATTTATTATACATTCCAGATGGTAACCAAAAAATTGTTTTTAAGGGTAATGAAACACTTCTAACTGACCTTATGGTTACTGGTCAGTACTTTAGGTCATATGATTTTTCATCCGTTTCTATTACAGAGTCCATCGGAGCTAATTTTCACCCAACAGCACTTCATAAATTATTGAATATTGATGTATCTAAATTAAAGAGTAGGCACTTGCCATTAGCACAAATTAATGAATCTTTTTATAATAAACTTTTGCCAATTTTCAAAAAATCTAAAGGACCTGAAGAATTGATTCAAAATTTAAATTCTTTTTTTTTAAACTCATTTCTTCATATTGATAAAAATACTAAACAAATTGATGATGCTATTAACCTAATTAGAGAAAAAGAGGGCCTATTGAATGTATTAGACATAATAAATGAAATTTCAACTTCACAAAAAACATTGGAAGTACAATTTAAAAAAATAGTAGGGTTAACTCCTGGCAGGTATATAAGATTATTTCGTTTTCAACAACTAATGAGAAAATACTATTCCGGAGATATTGAGCTAAAAGATCTAATTTATAAATATAACTATTACGACTCTTCGCATTTTGCAAAAGATTTTAAATTGTTCATGAAGCAAAATTTAAAATCATTTTTAAAAAAAGATTACTTATTATTAAAATCATACCTAAACCAGTAA